Genomic DNA from Vanrija pseudolonga chromosome 3, complete sequence:
CGGTACTCCTCCTCGGGGATGTCACGGTATGCGAGGCAGAGCGTTCGGAGACCTTCAGTGGCGTAGTCttcgaggttgacgagggtAGGTTCAGCAAACTCCTGTTTCGGGGCGAGCCGCTCGTAGATAACAGTGTCGGCACCCTTGGTGTACAGCTTGATACGGCCATCGGGGCCGCGCACAACGGTCGACATCCTCTTGCGAGACGAGTTGAATTCACAAATGTTGAGAATCTCCCACTCCTCTTGGCGCTCGTTGACATCAATGAAGACCGACTTGGGCTTGCGAGTCTGTGCAATCATCAGCATCCACCCACTACCACCCTCCGGCTCGTACGTACGTGAAAGCGGTAGCCCAACAGTTCCGCACCAGACACAAGAGCAGCCTCGTCGGGGCTTGAGGCCTGGTAGACCATCTTGCCATTCTTCTCCTCCGGGATGACCGTGTGGCAAATAGCGAGGAGCGTCAGAAATTCGCGGATCACCGCCCCCTCTTCGTTGTTCTCCAGAGCACGCTGGCGCAAGACTTCAAACGTCTTCTGGCCTTGCTCTCTCTTGTTGTCGTCCACGACCTGGGCGTACGGTGTTCCGAAAATCGAGCACTCTCGGAACTCCATTTCGTTGCAAGTGAGGGTTCCAGTCTTGTCCGAAAAGATGTAGGCAATCTGGCCCAGCTCTTCGACGAGAGAAGAAGTCCGGCACAGAGCGGGGGTATCCGTTGGCGCGTAGTACATGTCGAGATCTGAATTGATGAACGATGCCTGCTGGAACTTGACAACCTCCATCGTCATGATGAGGGAGATTGGGATCAAGTTGTTGTAGAGGATGATGAAAGTGAGGATGTTTTCGACGAATTGACGCGCTTTGTTGGGCATTCCTTCACCGAGTGCAAGATACCAATCTTGCTTCGAGAAGAACCACTAAAGTCTGTTAGCAAGACCACGGCCAGAGTACTGGGCTGCAACTCACAGTCCGGATGACGTTTCCAATGGTTGACACGAGAGACAGGATAATTAGCAAGATAAACAAGAAGAGAATCTGCTTGTTGACCTGCTTCTCAACAGCGGTACGTTTGATCGGGGCCGTCCTGGTCGGTTGTCAACAACAGCCTGCCATGACGTAGCGATCCACTCACGTTGCGTTGCGCATCAGCTTTGTTTGATGGCCACCGTTCACAGCGATACCGTAGACCCAACCAGTGTTGCGAAGCTGAGCTCCACGGAGTAGCATCTGGTTTGGCCCCACAGGAATCTTTGTCGGAGCCGAGCCTGGCTGTGCCGAAGAGACATGGAACGTTCCATCATAGGTGTAGAGCGACGAGTTCGGAGCCTCAGAGAGCAGGTGTCCACGCAGCATGGATGCTGCTTGAGGGGTGGTGAGGCCAGCGGTGGCGGGGTTCGCCTGCTTAATCTTGAGATTTGTCTCTCCGTCCAGATTGGCAGTTTCCACATATGCCAAACCTTCTGGTTCGCTGCTGCTAAGGAGCACCATGTCGGCAGGGATGAAGTCGTCCGATTCCAAACGAAGGATATCTCCCACTCGGATCCTTCGCCATGTTCGCGCCTCAAACTGCTGTCCAACCAGGACCATAGCGCGGCTGTTGTTGAGGGACCGATCTGATGCGTGGCGTTTCTGTGAACATGTCAGATTCAGGAGAGGCTCAAGCACGCACGAGGTCCTCCTTGATCTCTTTGAATCCCGAGGCGATGAGGACAACGCCGAGGGGCACAATCGTCGTCCAGCGTCCAGTCGGTGATACGCCAGGCACCTGTTGGATACATGCGGTAAAGAGGAAGAACAGGTTGGCGGACCGCGAGAACTCGGCTGTTGATATCAGCGCGTGTTACCAGATGGCGACTTACAGAACAGGAACTTGGGCAAGAAGGTGATGGGGCCGTACTTGCCCGTCATGACCGAGTTGCCCTCATATCCCTTGACCCTGTTCCCCTCGGGGTCGTTCATCATGACCTCGCGGGGAACTCCATCGAACTTGTCTTTCCGGCCTAGCATTTGGTTGAGACCAAAAGTCCAGTCGACATCGGTGAGATAGTCCTCCTTGAACCTTGCCCACCGACTGCGGCGATAGCGTCCTGCATAAGGGCTAGACGTCGGTGCCGAAAAGGAATAGGCCGCAGggccctcctcgtcatcaaaCAAGTCGTCTTTCCTTGGCGCTTGGTGGCCGGCTGGTGCAACGCCCTCGCTGGCAAATGGCCTGTCGGCGTCGAACAGAGATGGGTTGGAAGCCCCAAACCCGTTCCCCGTTCCGCGAGACGTTGAAGCCATGTACCCTCCTGATGACTGAGTAGGTGGCCCAAAATCGTCATCACTGAGAAGAGGGGACATCAGCACAAGTGGCGAGATGGGCGACTCCACATCAACCTACTCGTCAAAGAATGGATCCAAGGCGTAACCATGCCGGGCATCACGAGATGTGCTGGCTGCCGTCTGCCCACCACGAGAATGTCCTGCTGCCTGCGTTGTTGGACCATCCAAGAGGTCTTGGTCGAGGTGTGACGAGACGGCTGGGCGTGGCTGCGGCGCCAAGATGTCGTCGAATGGATCATTGTCGTCGAATGGGTCGTTGCGCTTCGACATGTTGATTAGTGGTATAAGGCCCTAGAAGGGCTAACGGAGATGTCGAGTTCAAGCCTAAGAGAGTCAAAGAGTAACAGGAGGTGGGAATTGTTTgtgacgacgtcgactgtatcgacgacgagagcggtGCTGGCTCTGACATTCGACAACggacggacgacgacacggccacctacgacgacgagacgacacgcggagcagcagcagcaacaacgtAGCAGGCAACGGAGTTTGGGAGCATGTCCACGGCGCACACCGCACACCGCTTCAGGGACAAAAGTCAGTGCTGACGCGTGGAATCGACGCGCAGCATCCTCGACGGAGTTTGAATTATCAAGAACGAGGGGTTAATTAAATATAATTACACGTCATTAATTCTCCCAAGTGTCACGCCTGCCATCTGTCCCTGGCCCTTGGTTCGCGTGAGTGTTCTTTCCAATGTCAACAAACGGCCTCGAGACGACTGCATCTTGTTGTTGTCTTTTGTGTTTATGATCAAGACCTGGCAACTACACAGACAGGCACTCTGGTCATTCGCTCTACCCAAACAAACACTCCTCGCTCGTTATTCAAGGGCACACAGAACATACCTCACTCCATTCCCACTCCACCAACCCCTGTTTCGACGGCCGTACACAATGTCGGACAGTGAGGGCTCCGACTTTCGCATCGACGATGGCGACTCGGACGCCTTTGTCGCCACCccggccaaggccaagaaggctcCAGTTAAGAAGGCTGCTGCCCCCAAAGCTACAAAGGTATGCATGGCCATGTCATCAGCTCCTTGGTCAACACCACTCACATCATCCCGcagcctgccgctgccaaaAAGGCGCCAGCCAAGAAGGCCCCTTTGGCGTCCAAGAAGAACCTGCCCAACGACTCTATCACGGAGGATGATGTTTCCAGCGCTACCTCCACACCTATGAAAGCAAAGGCCCCGGCCCAGGTCGAGGAAGATGATGACGACCTTCCCAAGGCGAACAAGAAGACGGCTAGTGAGATGTACCAGAAAGTAGGTTGCGCAGCCTCGAGCGTGATGGAGAGGAAGCTGCTAATGGTTGTTCACTAGCTTTCGCAATTGGAGCACATTCTCAAGCGTCCCGACACGTACATTGGCTCCATCGAGCCCGTGACGCAGCCGATGTGGGTCTTCAACTCGGAAACCAAAATGATGGAGAATCGGTATGTGCAAACGTCATGAGTAACAAAGTCTGATCCTCCGAAGCCCAATCACCTACGTGCCCGGTTTCTTTAAGATCTTTGATGAAATCCTTGTCAACGCTGCCGACAACAAGGTACGCCTGCAACTTGTTTCTGTGGTGTAACGCGCTAACTCGGGGCGTCAGACCAACGACCCCACGCAAGACTCCATCAAAGTCGAGATTGACCGCGAGAAGAACCAGATCTCGGTCTGGAACAACGGAAAGGGTATTCCTGTGGAAATCCACTCCAAGGAAGGGATTATGATCCCCGAGCTGATCTTCGGTCACCTGTGAGTCGTGGCCTCTCGCGTTGGTTGCCGGGCTAATATCGTACCAGCTTGACGTCGAGCAACTACGACGATGACCAGAAGAAGCTTACCGGTGGTCGAAATGGTTACGGTGCCAAGCTCACCAACATCTACTCTCTCGAGTTCAGTTAGTGCAGCCAGGCGTTGCGGTTGCAGAGCTGACAACGACAGTCGTCGAGACTGCCGACAAGGTCAATGGCAAGAAGTACAAGCAAGTCTTCTCCAACAACATGGGAAAGAAGGCAGCCCCGAAGGTGAGTTGGGCTGAGCCCGCGTCTTTTCATGGGCTGACTCTTGCAGATCCTAGAAaacaagaagggcgaggagtggACCAAGATCACCTTCACCCCAGACCTGGCCCGTTTCGGCATGAGCAAGATCGATGACGATACCTACGCCCTGCTGCTCAAGCGCGTGTACGATGTCGCAGGTACCGTCAAGGACATCAAGGTGTTCCTGAATGGCGAACGCTTGAAGATCAAGGGCTTCAAGCAGGTATGTCCAGCGAACCGTTGGCAGCGCTAACTGGCTTAGTACGTTGAAATGTACCTCGCCGCAGACTCTGCCGcccaaggagaaggcggcATCGCGCCCGCCAAGCCTACTGTTGTGTACGAGGCCGCAGGCAAGCGCTGGGAAGTCGCGTTTGCAGTCTCAGACGGCGAATTCAAGCAGGTCTCGTTCACCAACTCTATCGCTAC
This window encodes:
- the SPBC887.12 gene encoding putative phospholipid-transporting ATPase, yielding MSKRNDPFDDNDPFDDILAPQPRPAVSSHLDQDLLDGPTTQAAGHSRGGQTAASTSRDARHGYALDPFFDDDDDFGPPTQSSGGYMASTSRGTGNGFGASNPSLFDADRPFASEGVAPAGHQAPRKDDLFDDEEGPAAYSFSAPTSSPYAGRYRRSRWARFKEDYLTDVDWTFGLNQMLGRKDKFDGVPREVMMNDPEGNRVKGYEGNSVMTGKYGPITFLPKFLFSEFSRSANLFFLFTACIQQVPGVSPTGRWTTIVPLGVVLIASGFKEIKEDLKRHASDRSLNNSRAMVLVGQQFEARTWRRIRVGDILRLESDDFIPADMVLLSSSEPEGLAYVETANLDGETNLKIKQANPATAGLTTPQAASMLRGHLLSEAPNSSLYTYDGTFHVSSAQPGSAPTKIPVGPNQMLLRGAQLRNTGWVYGIAVNGGHQTKLMRNATTAPIKRTAVEKQVNKQILFLFILLIILSLVSTIGNVIRTWFFSKQDWYLALGEGMPNKARQFVENILTFIILYNNLIPISLIMTMEVVKFQQASFINSDLDMYYAPTDTPALCRTSSLVEELGQIAYIFSDKTGTLTCNEMEFRECSIFGTPYAQVVDDNKREQGQKTFEVLRQRALENNEEGAVIREFLTLLAICHTVIPEEKNGKMVYQASSPDEAALVSGAELLGYRFHTRKPKSVFIDVNERQEEWEILNICEFNSSRKRMSTVVRGPDGRIKLYTKGADTVIYERLAPKQEFAEPTLVNLEDYATEGLRTLCLAYRDIPEEEYREWAALYDNAAAQLTGRADALDKVAEIIEQNLQLLGATAIEDRLQDGVPDTIHTLQQAGIKVWILTGDRQETAINIGLSCRLISESMNLVIINTETQVETNELLNKRLFAIRNQRLGGDVEELALIIDGRSLTYALEKECSDVFLELAIMCKAVICCRVSPLQKALVVKLVKKSTTAPLLAIGDGANDVSMIQAAHVGVGISGVEGLQAARSADVAISQFRFLRKLLLVHGSWSYQRLSKLILYSFYKNITFALCLFWYSWVNDFSGQISFEGWTMTFYNVVFTILPPLVIGIFDQFVSARMLDRYPQLYQLGQNNYFFTPITFFYWVGNAIYHSVLLFAFSCIVFWADLIAADGKNSGLWVWGTMLYLAVLLTVLGKAALISDVWTKYTIAAIPGSFIFTMIALPLYAFIAPLLNFSLEYKGIVPRLWADAVFYFVLILFPILCLLRDYVWKYYRRTYHPAPYHIVQEIQKFNLSDYRPRQEQFQKAIKKVRATQRMRRQRGFAFSQTENQTQDQTRLIRAYDTSVARPSGL